Proteins from one Amycolatopsis benzoatilytica AK 16/65 genomic window:
- a CDS encoding quinone oxidoreductase family protein: protein MRALSITRYGGPEVLEPIDAPEPVPGPGEVAITVSHASVGLIDALIRRGTLAEYDYAPKPPLVPGLEVAGTVRAAGQETGFAVGDEVVTLTLPGMGGYADAKAAPADLVVPLAGTGVDRVQAVAGLANTVTAYLSLTEAVQLREDARVLVHGALGGLASVYPAVARLLGAREVVGTVRRPDQIEAARTLGFDRVVLSGDLAELADERFEIIVDPVGGDVRTESLGLLTPMGRMLVVGSAGSETAVMVDSNAVWGANIGVVGFNVGGFLAADTRPAVAAARAVLPLYAEGKIRLPVTVLPMAEAREAHRRMDAGEAVGRLVLAN, encoded by the coding sequence TTGCGCGCTTTGTCCATTACCCGTTACGGCGGTCCGGAAGTCCTCGAACCGATCGACGCGCCCGAACCGGTTCCCGGCCCGGGTGAAGTGGCCATCACCGTTTCGCACGCTTCGGTCGGACTGATCGACGCGCTGATCCGGCGCGGCACGCTCGCGGAGTACGACTATGCGCCGAAACCGCCGCTCGTCCCGGGGCTGGAAGTGGCGGGCACGGTCCGCGCCGCCGGGCAGGAGACCGGGTTCGCCGTCGGAGACGAGGTCGTCACGCTGACCCTGCCTGGGATGGGCGGATACGCCGACGCGAAAGCCGCACCCGCTGACCTCGTAGTGCCACTCGCCGGCACCGGCGTGGACCGGGTGCAAGCCGTCGCCGGTCTGGCGAACACCGTGACGGCCTATCTTTCGCTGACCGAAGCCGTGCAGCTGCGCGAGGACGCCCGGGTGCTGGTGCACGGTGCGCTCGGCGGCTTGGCCTCGGTCTACCCGGCGGTCGCGCGGCTGCTCGGCGCCCGTGAGGTGGTCGGCACGGTCCGCCGTCCCGACCAGATCGAGGCGGCCCGGACGCTCGGTTTCGACCGCGTCGTGCTGTCCGGCGACCTCGCCGAACTGGCCGACGAGCGGTTCGAGATCATCGTCGACCCGGTCGGCGGCGACGTGCGCACCGAGTCGCTCGGCCTGCTCACGCCGATGGGCCGGATGCTCGTGGTCGGCAGCGCGGGCAGCGAAACCGCGGTAATGGTGGACTCGAACGCGGTCTGGGGCGCGAACATCGGCGTGGTCGGCTTCAACGTCGGCGGTTTCCTCGCCGCGGACACGCGTCCTGCGGTCGCCGCCGCCCGCGCGGTGCTGCCGCTCTACGCGGAAGGCAAGATCCGGCTGCCGGTCACCGTGCTGCCGATGGCCGAAGCCCGCGAGGCGCATCGCCGGATGGACGCGGGCGAGGCGGTCGGCCGGCTGGTGCTCGCGAACTGA
- a CDS encoding MFS transporter gives MPGGSGSAWLRLQAVAVSGSTCEGLLLAALPLLAVSITTDPRQISLINVAGQAPWLLLSLFAGVIIDRVRRTVVLAWAYAVQVAAALLLAIVGSTGALSLPVLLVVAFVLTTTQVFGDGATGSLVPEIVAAGQLNAANSRLQVIDRGMVQFVVPPLTGLLIGIGAGWPAWLAVLAAVAALLVARGIPAAAPVPRAPVHPLKDLTAGLRYLVRTPLLRSITFTVAMGSFAAAAGNSMIVLFATKELRLGPFGYGALLACLAVGWVVSSFFVAGFVRRFGYSTAMRIAQVCAVAGQLLIAVVPPWPALVGVVLMFITATTLIWNVCSQSSRQLFTPPELLGRVLTSHRALAWGLTPLGALAGGFVAVHWGLRGVWVMAAAVQFVGTAVVWRQLSPTAFRAAEEEAAAAR, from the coding sequence GTGCCCGGCGGGAGCGGATCGGCCTGGCTCCGGTTGCAGGCGGTGGCGGTCTCCGGCTCGACCTGCGAAGGGCTTCTGCTGGCGGCCCTCCCGCTGCTGGCGGTCTCGATCACCACGGACCCGCGGCAGATCTCGCTGATCAACGTCGCCGGCCAAGCCCCGTGGCTGCTGCTGTCCCTGTTCGCCGGGGTGATCATCGACCGGGTGCGCCGGACGGTCGTGCTGGCCTGGGCATACGCTGTCCAAGTCGCCGCGGCGCTGCTGCTGGCGATAGTGGGTTCGACCGGTGCGCTGAGCCTGCCGGTGCTGCTGGTCGTCGCGTTCGTGCTCACCACGACGCAGGTGTTCGGCGACGGCGCGACCGGTTCGCTGGTGCCCGAGATCGTCGCCGCCGGCCAGTTGAACGCGGCGAACTCGCGGCTGCAAGTGATCGATCGCGGGATGGTCCAGTTCGTGGTCCCGCCGCTGACCGGCTTGCTGATCGGCATCGGCGCGGGCTGGCCGGCCTGGCTGGCGGTATTAGCCGCTGTCGCGGCACTGCTGGTGGCGCGCGGCATCCCGGCCGCCGCGCCGGTTCCGCGTGCCCCGGTGCACCCGCTGAAGGACTTGACCGCCGGCCTGCGCTACCTGGTCCGCACCCCGCTGCTGCGGTCCATCACGTTCACCGTCGCGATGGGCTCGTTCGCCGCGGCCGCCGGGAACTCGATGATCGTCCTGTTCGCCACGAAGGAACTCCGTCTGGGCCCGTTCGGCTATGGTGCGCTGCTCGCTTGCCTGGCTGTCGGCTGGGTGGTTTCGTCGTTCTTCGTGGCCGGCTTCGTCCGGCGGTTCGGCTACTCGACAGCGATGCGGATCGCTCAGGTGTGCGCGGTGGCGGGTCAGCTGCTGATCGCGGTGGTGCCTCCGTGGCCGGCGCTGGTCGGAGTGGTGCTGATGTTCATCACCGCGACGACGCTGATCTGGAACGTCTGCTCGCAGTCCAGCCGCCAGTTGTTCACCCCGCCGGAACTGCTCGGCCGGGTCCTCACCAGCCATCGGGCGCTGGCCTGGGGCCTGACGCCGTTGGGTGCGCTGGCGGGCGGTTTCGTGGCCGTGCACTGGGGCTTGCGCGGCGTATGGGTGATGGCGGCCGCGGTGCAGTTCGTCGGGACGGCAGTGGTGTGGCGGCAGTTGTCGCCCACGGCGTTCCGCGCGGCGGAAGAGGAAGCCGCGGCGGCCCGCTAG
- the msrA gene encoding peptide-methionine (S)-S-oxide reductase MsrA, producing MAAEKAILAGGCFWGMEELFRHQPGVTATRVGYSGGDVPHATYRDHGTHAETIEVTYDPQQTDFRALLEFFFQVHDPSTANRQGNDIGTSYRSAIFYTTDEQKRIAEDTIADVDASGLWPGKVVTEVTPAGDFWEAEPEHQDYLQRYPNGYTCHFPRPGWKLPRRTA from the coding sequence ATGGCAGCGGAAAAGGCGATTCTGGCCGGCGGGTGTTTCTGGGGCATGGAGGAGCTGTTCCGCCACCAGCCCGGCGTCACCGCCACCCGCGTCGGCTACAGCGGCGGCGACGTCCCCCACGCCACCTACCGCGACCACGGCACCCACGCCGAAACCATCGAAGTCACCTACGACCCGCAGCAGACCGACTTCCGCGCCCTGCTCGAATTCTTCTTCCAGGTCCACGACCCCAGCACCGCGAACCGGCAAGGCAACGACATCGGCACCAGCTACCGCTCCGCCATCTTCTACACCACCGACGAGCAGAAACGCATCGCCGAAGACACCATCGCCGACGTCGACGCCTCCGGCCTCTGGCCCGGCAAAGTCGTCACCGAAGTCACCCCGGCCGGCGACTTCTGGGAAGCCGAACCCGAACACCAGGACTACCTCCAGCGCTACCCCAACGGCTACACCTGCCACTTCCCCCGCCCCGGCTGGAAACTCCCCCGCCGAACCGCATGA